GTAGTCTCCAACTGCATTATTGATTCGGAAGATGATGCCTTGTGTTTTAAAAGTGACCGGGAATTACCTTGCGAAAATGTAGTCGTTTCCAATTGTGTGATTGCTTCAGATTGTAATCCTATCAAAATGGGAACAGCTGCAACAGGAGGGTTCAAAAATATTGCAATCAGTAATTGCATCATTCGTAAAGCTTCGGAAAGCAGCCCAAGTCAGAAATGGAAAACTAAGGTGAATGCCAGTTCAGACTCGCTTGGTATTTCCGGTATTGCACTTGAAGTGGTTGATGGCGGGACAATGGATCAGGTAACGATCACTAACATTAGCATGAAAGATATACAAACGCCTATTTTCATCAGATTGGGTAATCGCAAGGGAATAAAAAGTACGGTGAAAAATATCATCATCAGCAATATAGTAGCCACAACAGAGAGCTATTTACCAAGCTCAATAACTGGTATAGCCGGGAACTATGTCGAGAATGTAATCCTTCGAGATATTTTAATTCATGCAAGAGGTTTGGGTACGATTGAACATGCAAATGCTCCCGTTCCTGAAAAGGACAACGGATATCCCGAAAACAGGATGTTTGGCATTACGCTCCCTGCTTATGGGTTGTATGTTCGACACGTGAAAAATCTTACCATGAATAATATACAGGTTAAACTGCTAAATCCTGATGCCCGGCCGGCCATGATTTTTGAAGATGTAGATAACCTAACCTTAAATCAGTTTCAGTTGGATATTCCGGAAAAGAACCAATCTATGCTGTGGTTAAAACAAGTGACCAATGCAACTTTTTCCGGTTATAATTCTGCTAAACCATTGCAATTGTTTGCAAAAATAGAGGGGGATCGCACAGATGCGATTAGATTTATAAATAATAACTTTAGCAATGTAAAGTCTGTTTTTAATGCTGAAAAAGAGGTAAATCAAAAAAATATTCTAAAATTATCAAATTACTAACTGGTTAAGCTTAATCAATTATGCAATATAAAAGTATTTACCGTTCAACGTGTTTACTACTTTCGACGTTCACGATAGTTATCTGGGGGGCTGCTGCTTTAAAAGCTCAAAGCCCTGGTGTTTTACCCTATGTTCAGCCTATGGTTGGGACTTCGAATAGCACCACTATCGCAGCCTTAAAGCATGGGGAAGGTACCGAACAGCTTGCTAATACCATTCCTGCAGTTGGTGTTCCTTTTGGAATGACGCAGTGGACTCCACAGACGCAACGTACAGAACAAAAATGCCTTGCTCCTTACTATTATAAGGATAGTAAATTGTCTGGGTTTAGAGGGACACATTGG
This is a stretch of genomic DNA from Candidatus Pedobacter colombiensis. It encodes these proteins:
- a CDS encoding glycosyl hydrolase family 28 protein, coding for MKNFKACFTICLLLFCSILKVNAQEYNIISFGAKPDGVTKCTAAIQKAIDECSKNGGGIVIVPSGKYLSGTVYLKSNVELHLNRNAMISGSLLKADYTARSLVMCDAVENVSITGEGMINGNGENEVFQESNKDRVRPHVLWLRNSKNVTVKDVTLKNAAFWAFRILGSEEVIVNGVRIYNHGATNNDGLDIDGKNIVVSNCIIDSEDDALCFKSDRELPCENVVVSNCVIASDCNPIKMGTAATGGFKNIAISNCIIRKASESSPSQKWKTKVNASSDSLGISGIALEVVDGGTMDQVTITNISMKDIQTPIFIRLGNRKGIKSTVKNIIISNIVATTESYLPSSITGIAGNYVENVILRDILIHARGLGTIEHANAPVPEKDNGYPENRMFGITLPAYGLYVRHVKNLTMNNIQVKLLNPDARPAMIFEDVDNLTLNQFQLDIPEKNQSMLWLKQVTNATFSGYNSAKPLQLFAKIEGDRTDAIRFINNNFSNVKSVFNAEKEVNQKNILKLSNY